In Methanobrevibacter boviskoreani JH1, one DNA window encodes the following:
- a CDS encoding DUF7411 family protein, protein MKACVLYSGGKDSSLMAITLKRLGFDVEVCTANFGVYDSFVPASMSAKALGIPHRVLHLDKKILEDGVKRIMDDGFPNEGIKYIHNQVIEAVAEEYPVVADGTRRDDKTPKLNRDQIQSLEDRKDVQYINLDSFGYKTVNTLVSSLFKVTNKKSNRDNSSDYEVEIRILIDQLGGDSSSIFPEHYQTNVVGFKD, encoded by the coding sequence ATGAAAGCTTGTGTATTATATAGTGGTGGTAAAGACAGTTCTCTCATGGCTATAACCTTAAAGAGGTTAGGTTTTGATGTAGAGGTATGTACTGCTAACTTTGGTGTATATGACTCATTTGTTCCTGCTAGCATGTCAGCTAAAGCTTTAGGAATACCACATCGGGTTCTTCATTTAGATAAGAAAATCTTGGAAGACGGTGTTAAAAGAATTATGGATGACGGTTTTCCAAATGAGGGGATTAAGTATATTCATAATCAAGTTATTGAAGCTGTAGCAGAAGAGTATCCAGTTGTTGCTGATGGTACAAGAAGAGATGATAAAACTCCTAAACTTAATAGGGATCAAATTCAAAGTTTAGAAGATAGGAAGGATGTCCAATATATTAACCTGGATAGTTTTGGTTATAAAACTGTTAATACCTTAGTTTCATCACTGTTTAAAGTAACAAATAAGAAAAGTAATAGGGATAATAGTTCTGATTATGAGGTTGAGATTAGAATTTTAATAGATCAACTTGGAGGGGATTCAAGTAGTATCTTCCCAGAACATTATCAAACTAATGTTGTTGGATTTAAGGATTGA
- a CDS encoding DNA-binding protein, whose translation MSELDDIRRKKLEQLQRQQAMAANQQQMQQQAQQQAQQQAQQQQLEQQINQAVRQIMTPEARSRLANLKLTKPELVQQIEIQLIQSAQAGSLRGKVTDEQLKVLLRQLASQKREIHITRK comes from the coding sequence ATGAGTGAATTAGATGATATTCGTCGTAAAAAATTAGAGCAATTACAAAGACAACAGGCTATGGCTGCTAATCAGCAACAAATGCAACAACAAGCACAGCAGCAAGCTCAACAACAAGCTCAACAACAACAGTTAGAACAACAAATCAATCAAGCTGTAAGACAAATCATGACTCCTGAAGCTCGAAGCAGATTAGCCAATCTTAAGTTGACTAAACCTGAATTAGTCCAACAAATTGAAATTCAATTAATTCAATCTGCTCAAGCAGGAAGTTTAAGAGGAAAAGTTACTGATGAGCAATTAAAAGTCTTACTAAGACAACTTGCCAGTCAGAAAAGAGAAATTCATATAACTAGGAAATAG
- a CDS encoding ribonuclease P protein component 4, with the protein MTRGKKPKWILNIANERIDILFKQAEEEFHVHPERSHRYVELALKISTKYNVKIPQKWNRRYCKNCHKFLYPGCNCTVRLVNSEVNIKCTECGHITNIPYKKEIKSKRRAKIDSYINKKRNNE; encoded by the coding sequence TTGACTAGAGGAAAAAAACCAAAATGGATATTGAATATTGCTAATGAAAGAATTGATATTCTTTTTAAACAGGCGGAAGAGGAATTTCATGTTCATCCTGAAAGATCCCATCGTTATGTTGAATTGGCTTTAAAGATTTCCACTAAATATAATGTTAAAATTCCTCAGAAATGGAACAGAAGATATTGTAAAAACTGTCATAAGTTCCTTTATCCTGGTTGCAACTGTACAGTCCGGCTAGTTAACAGTGAAGTTAACATTAAATGTACTGAATGCGGTCATATTACTAATATTCCTTACAAAAAGGAGATAAAATCAAAAAGGAGAGCTAAAATTGACTCATACATTAACAAAAAAAGAAATAATGAATGA
- a CDS encoding translation initiation factor IF-6, whose protein sequence is MLKRINLTGNPNLGVYIAVNEDVAIVPNNILESKEEILREALDVDVVKCSIAGSNLAGALLVGNSNGFIVSPFIYDRELATLKEAGIENIVPLPDKYTAVGNILVANDNGAIISPKVSETAVDVIEETLDVDVTQAEIAGYDIIGSLVSVTNKGFLTHKDSSPEDLKLLEDTLGVEGNVGTVNRGIPLVGACSVSNSKGVIVGEDTTGPEMARIEESLGFLDSF, encoded by the coding sequence ATGTTAAAAAGAATTAATCTTACAGGAAATCCTAATTTAGGTGTTTATATAGCTGTTAATGAGGATGTAGCTATTGTTCCTAATAATATCTTAGAATCTAAAGAGGAAATCCTTAGAGAGGCTTTAGATGTTGATGTTGTTAAATGTTCTATCGCTGGATCTAACTTAGCTGGTGCTTTATTAGTTGGAAATTCTAATGGTTTCATTGTTTCTCCTTTCATTTATGATAGAGAGCTAGCTACTTTAAAAGAAGCAGGTATTGAAAACATTGTTCCATTACCTGATAAATATACTGCTGTAGGTAATATTCTTGTAGCAAATGATAATGGAGCTATTATTAGTCCTAAAGTTTCAGAAACTGCAGTTGATGTTATTGAGGAAACATTGGATGTCGATGTTACCCAGGCAGAAATCGCAGGTTATGATATTATAGGTTCTTTAGTTTCTGTTACTAATAAAGGATTTCTTACCCATAAAGATTCATCTCCAGAAGACCTTAAATTACTTGAAGACACACTTGGTGTGGAAGGTAATGTTGGTACTGTAAATAGGGGTATTCCTCTTGTAGGTGCTTGTTCAGTATCTAATTCTAAAGGAGTAATTGTAGGTGAAGACACTACTGGTCCTGAAATGGCTAGGATAGAAGAATCTTTAGGATTTTTAGATTCATTTTAA
- the dmpI gene encoding 4-oxalocrotonate tautomerase DmpI encodes MPVVTIAGNPGISKEKKEKLIKEVSNSVAEAYDLPIETVTILIQSYNPDDIGAGGVMLSKKINK; translated from the coding sequence ATGCCAGTTGTAACTATTGCAGGAAATCCTGGGATAAGTAAAGAGAAAAAGGAAAAATTAATAAAGGAAGTAAGTAATTCTGTTGCAGAAGCATATGATTTACCTATAGAAACTGTAACCATACTTATACAATCATATAATCCAGATGATATTGGAGCTGGAGGAGTAATGCTAAGTAAAAAAATAAATAAATAA
- a CDS encoding 50S ribosomal protein L39e yields MSRNKPAAKKLRMAKANKQNRRIPIWAYAKTNRKLQYRPKPRHWRRNNLKI; encoded by the coding sequence ATGAGTAGAAACAAACCTGCTGCTAAAAAATTAAGAATGGCAAAAGCAAACAAACAAAATAGAAGAATTCCTATTTGGGCTTATGCTAAAACTAATCGTAAATTACAATACAGACCTAAGCCTAGACATTGGAGAAGAAATAATCTTAAAATTTAG
- a CDS encoding 30S ribosomal protein S19e, translating to MSTVYDVPADVLINHLADEFKNNNDKIQSPEWSHLVKTGVHKERKPVDVDWWYVRCAAILRKVYISGPIGVRTLRIKYGGKKDRGVNPESFRMGSGSIVRGALNQLEDAGLVEKVDGGRVVTPQGQSYLDKVSTELIKDIPELEKY from the coding sequence ATGAGTACTGTATATGATGTACCTGCAGATGTTTTAATCAATCATCTTGCAGATGAATTTAAAAACAATAATGATAAAATACAATCACCTGAATGGTCTCATCTTGTAAAAACTGGTGTTCATAAAGAAAGAAAACCTGTGGATGTAGATTGGTGGTATGTAAGATGTGCTGCTATCTTAAGAAAAGTTTACATTAGTGGTCCTATAGGTGTTAGAACTTTAAGAATTAAATACGGTGGTAAAAAAGACCGTGGTGTAAACCCTGAATCTTTCAGAATGGGAAGTGGTTCTATTGTTAGAGGAGCTTTAAACCAATTAGAAGATGCAGGTCTTGTTGAAAAAGTTGATGGTGGAAGAGTAGTAACTCCACAAGGTCAATCATATTTAGATAAAGTTTCAACAGAATTAATCAAAGATATTCCAGAACTTGAAAAATATTAA
- a CDS encoding YhbY family RNA-binding protein produces the protein MNEALSAITINIGKSGVNDNVINEVRRQLKSNEVVKLKFARSIAKDKDDYISNIVKETKAELIDVRGHVAVIYKKKS, from the coding sequence ATGAATGAAGCTCTTTCTGCTATAACAATCAATATTGGCAAATCTGGTGTTAATGATAATGTAATCAATGAAGTCAGACGCCAATTGAAATCTAATGAGGTTGTTAAACTAAAATTTGCTAGGTCAATAGCAAAAGATAAAGATGATTATATAAGCAACATTGTCAAAGAGACTAAGGCAGAATTAATCGATGTAAGAGGTCATGTTGCTGTTATTTATAAGAAGAAATCTTAA
- the rpl18a gene encoding 50S ribosomal protein L18Ae, whose translation MQTKIYRVTGKFVNGDRVQKFTKELKSFNEENIYEKIYSDFGSKHRINRNQIDIEEIKEITPEEVIDPIVKGIL comes from the coding sequence ATGCAAACTAAAATTTACAGAGTTACAGGTAAATTTGTAAATGGTGATCGTGTCCAAAAATTTACTAAAGAACTTAAATCATTTAATGAAGAAAATATCTATGAAAAAATCTATTCTGACTTTGGTAGTAAACACAGAATAAACAGAAATCAAATAGATATTGAAGAAATAAAAGAAATCACCCCTGAAGAAGTAATTGATCCTATTGTTAAAGGTATATTATAG
- the pfdA gene encoding prefoldin subunit alpha, whose translation MDDQQKLQQMINELNVYKSQADLLQQQIDALNASMAELEVLKSTINEMKDKDSVESLIPVGGGAFMEGEIKNTSNVVMSIGAGVAVKQTTEEAIETINSQEEELKDNLDKALKSLQKVSDYIGQLSPAAENLARALQAEGKLPQQ comes from the coding sequence ATGGATGATCAGCAAAAGTTACAACAGATGATAAATGAACTTAATGTTTATAAAAGTCAAGCTGATTTGTTACAACAACAAATAGATGCTCTTAATGCTTCTATGGCTGAACTTGAAGTTTTAAAATCTACAATCAATGAAATGAAAGATAAAGATTCAGTCGAATCTTTAATTCCTGTTGGTGGCGGAGCTTTCATGGAAGGTGAAATCAAAAACACTTCAAATGTTGTAATGAGTATTGGTGCTGGTGTTGCTGTAAAACAAACTACTGAAGAAGCTATTGAAACTATCAATTCTCAGGAAGAGGAATTAAAAGATAATTTAGATAAGGCTTTAAAATCTTTACAAAAAGTCTCAGATTATATTGGTCAATTATCCCCTGCTGCTGAAAACTTAGCAAGGGCTCTTCAAGCAGAAGGTAAATTACCTCAACAATAG
- the ftsY gene encoding signal recognition particle-docking protein FtsY, protein MFESLKKRFSRTSDQLTDKLNEEAKEENNIKVIESAEPSEDLDDFEDLSEEKTIEDKDAEWEAIFDEEDEEIDEDEDNEENSGFLSRFSRHNDDSDKKEKKNEPKRDRFAEALAEQEAKKEAELRGEEYKSNKKHWYSRGSSEEEEPARKPEITGPSTEYKFLDDDEEIKEEKKHWYSRNKEPEVSVNDKYREEVSAKEIYKEIEDEKTHSNEEEHGVFSFIKEKTIDEEDIEDVLWELELGLLEGDVAIDVASEVVESVRRDLVGKKIRRSSDIEEYTYKALKKAIAKIINVGGKSMTEMLNDKKKEGKPLIVMLVGINGTGKTTTIGKLANYYLKRGYTPVIAASDTFRAGAIEQVTQHANNVGVKIIKHQKGSDPAAVAYDAVEHATAQHKDLVLIDTAGRMQTNTNLMDEMKKIKRVAKPDLVVFVGDALTGNDAVEQAKKFNEAIDIDGVILTKADADAKGGASLSIGYVIKKPIYFLGMGQGYDDIKEYNAEWMLDQLFS, encoded by the coding sequence TTGTTTGAATCTTTAAAAAAGAGGTTTTCTCGAACTAGTGATCAATTAACTGATAAACTTAATGAGGAAGCTAAAGAAGAAAATAATATTAAGGTTATTGAAAGTGCTGAACCATCTGAGGATTTAGATGATTTTGAAGATTTATCAGAAGAAAAAACTATTGAAGATAAGGATGCTGAATGGGAAGCTATTTTTGATGAGGAAGATGAGGAAATAGATGAAGATGAAGATAATGAGGAAAATTCAGGATTTTTATCAAGATTTTCAAGACATAATGATGATAGTGATAAGAAGGAAAAGAAAAATGAACCTAAAAGGGATAGGTTTGCAGAGGCTTTAGCTGAACAGGAGGCTAAAAAAGAAGCAGAACTTAGAGGGGAAGAATACAAATCTAATAAAAAACATTGGTATAGTAGAGGCTCCTCTGAGGAGGAAGAACCTGCTCGAAAACCTGAAATCACTGGTCCTAGTACTGAATATAAGTTCTTAGATGATGATGAAGAGATAAAGGAAGAGAAGAAACATTGGTATAGTAGAAATAAAGAACCTGAAGTTTCAGTAAATGATAAATATAGGGAAGAGGTTTCTGCAAAAGAAATCTATAAAGAAATAGAAGATGAAAAAACTCATTCCAATGAGGAAGAGCATGGTGTTTTCTCTTTTATTAAAGAAAAAACAATTGATGAAGAGGACATTGAAGATGTTCTCTGGGAATTGGAATTAGGTTTACTTGAAGGTGATGTAGCAATAGATGTGGCATCAGAAGTTGTGGAGTCTGTTAGAAGGGATCTTGTAGGTAAAAAAATTAGAAGAAGTAGTGATATAGAAGAATATACCTACAAAGCACTTAAGAAAGCTATTGCTAAAATCATTAATGTTGGCGGAAAATCAATGACTGAAATGTTAAATGATAAGAAAAAGGAAGGAAAACCATTAATTGTCATGTTGGTTGGTATTAATGGTACAGGTAAAACTACTACCATTGGTAAACTAGCTAATTATTATCTTAAAAGAGGTTACACTCCAGTTATTGCTGCTTCAGATACATTTAGGGCAGGGGCTATTGAACAAGTCACCCAACATGCAAATAATGTTGGAGTTAAAATTATAAAACACCAAAAGGGATCAGACCCTGCTGCTGTAGCATATGATGCTGTGGAACATGCAACAGCACAGCATAAGGATTTAGTCTTAATTGATACTGCTGGTAGAATGCAGACAAATACTAATTTAATGGATGAGATGAAAAAGATCAAAAGGGTTGCAAAACCTGATTTGGTTGTTTTTGTTGGTGATGCATTAACTGGTAATGATGCAGTAGAACAGGCTAAAAAATTCAATGAAGCTATTGATATTGATGGGGTTATATTAACTAAGGCAGATGCTGATGCTAAAGGTGGTGCTTCATTATCTATTGGTTATGTCATTAAAAAACCTATTTATTTCTTAGGTATGGGTCAAGGTTATGATGATATTAAGGAATATAATGCAGAATGGATGTTAGATCAACTGTTCTCATAA
- a CDS encoding 50S ribosomal protein L31e, translating to MAEDLERVYTIPLRNVKNVKRTIRAPRAIREVKNFLMKHMKVEDVVIDSSINEKIWERGIQKIPSKIKVKATLVEEDDERYVKAELAE from the coding sequence ATGGCGGAAGATTTAGAAAGAGTATACACAATACCTCTTCGTAATGTAAAAAATGTCAAAAGGACTATTAGAGCTCCTAGGGCTATTAGAGAAGTAAAAAACTTTTTAATGAAACATATGAAAGTTGAAGATGTTGTCATTGATTCTTCAATAAATGAAAAGATTTGGGAAAGAGGAATTCAAAAGATTCCATCTAAAATCAAAGTAAAAGCAACTCTTGTTGAAGAAGATGATGAAAGATATGTTAAAGCAGAACTTGCTGAATAG